The Corvus cornix cornix isolate S_Up_H32 chromosome 12, ASM73873v5, whole genome shotgun sequence genome includes a window with the following:
- the TPRA1 gene encoding transmembrane protein adipocyte-associated 1 isoform X1: MFQSMMSVMTFSVSDNITHSTALVTALDNVTTLSPMTTQVINDTNITVPHKCLLLLYEDIGKSRVRYWDLLLLVPNVLFFVFLLWKLPSARAKIRVTSSPIFTTFYILVFVVALVGIARAVVSMTVSASDAAMVADKILWEITRFFLLAIELSVVILGLAFGHLESKSSVKRVLAITTVLSLAYSVTQGTLEILYPDAHLSAEDFNIYGHGGRHFWLASSCFFFLVYSLVVILPKTPLKDRISLPSRKSFYVYAGILALLNLVQGLGSALLCVDIIEGLCCVDATTFLYFSFFAPLIYVAFLKGFFGSEPKILFSYKCQVDEPEDVDVHLPHPYAVAKKEGMDSGFYSSTQIDTTAYLDDVASMPYHVGSINSIDSDRWKSINA, from the exons ATGTTCCAGTCCATGATGTCTGTGATGACATTCTCTGTGTCTGACAACATCACACATTCAACTGCCCTGGTGACAGCACTGGATAATGTGACAACTCTCTCCCCGATGACAACGCAGGTGATCAACGACACGAACATCACAGTGCCACACAAGTGCCTGTTGTTGCTCTATGAAGACATTGGGAAGTCCAG AGTCCGCTACTGGGATCTTCTCCTCCTGGTTCCCAATgtgcttttctttgtgtttcttctctGGAAGctgccctctgccagggccAAAATCCGGGTCACTTCCAGCCCAATCTTCACTACATTCTACATACTA GTATTTGTGGTGGCTTTAGTTGGCATTGCCCGAGCTGTTGTCTCCATGACTGTGAGTGCCTCTGATGCTGCCATGGTTGCTGACAAG ATCCTGTGGGAGATCACAAGGTTCTTCCTTCTGGCGATTGAACTGAGTGTGGTGATTCTAGGCCTTGCCTTTG GTCACCTGGAGAGCAAGTCAAGCGTGAAACGTGTGCTGGCAATCACCACTGTGCTGTCTCTGGCATATTCTGTCACCCAG GGCACCCTGGAAATCCTGTACCCTGATGCCCACCTCTCAGCAGAAGACTTCAATATCTATGGCCATGGAGGGAGACACTTCTGGCTTGCCAgctcctgtttcttctttctg GTCTATTCCTTGGTGGTGATTCTTCCAAAAACTCCTCTGAAAGACCGGATTTCTTTGCCTT CCAGGAAGAGTTTTTATGTTTATGCTGGCATTCTGGCACTGCTGAACCTGGTGCAgggcctgggcagtgccctcCTCTGTGTGGATATCATAGAAGGACTGTG CTGTGTTGATGCTACCACGTTCCTTTACTTCAGCTTCTTTGCACCTCTCATCTATGTGGCATTCCTGAAAGGTTTCTTTGG GTCTGAACCGAAGATCCTTTTCTCCTACAAATGTCAGGTGGATGAACCTGAGGATGTGGATGTGCACCTACCCCACCCTTATGCTGTTGCCAAGAAGGAAGGAATGGATTCTGGGTTCTACTCAAGCACTCAGATTGACACCACAGCCTACCTGGACGACGTGGCCTCTATGCCATATCACGTGGGAAGCATCAACAGCATAGACAGTGACCGCTGGAAATCTATCAATGCCTGA
- the TPRA1 gene encoding transmembrane protein adipocyte-associated 1 isoform X2: protein MFQSMMSVMTFSVSDNITHSTALVTALDNVTTLSPMTTQVINDTNITVPHKCLLLLYEDIGKSRVRYWDLLLLVPNVLFFVFLLWKLPSARAKIRVTSSPIFTTFYILVFVVALVGIARAVVSMTVSASDAAMVADKILWEITRFFLLAIELSVVILGLAFGHLESKSSVKRVLAITTVLSLAYSVTQGTLEILYPDAHLSAEDFNIYGHGGRHFWLASSCFFFLVYSLVVILPKTPLKDRISLPCLNRRSFSPTNVRWMNLRMWMCTYPTLMLLPRRKEWILGSTQALRLTPQPTWTTWPLCHITWEASTA from the exons ATGTTCCAGTCCATGATGTCTGTGATGACATTCTCTGTGTCTGACAACATCACACATTCAACTGCCCTGGTGACAGCACTGGATAATGTGACAACTCTCTCCCCGATGACAACGCAGGTGATCAACGACACGAACATCACAGTGCCACACAAGTGCCTGTTGTTGCTCTATGAAGACATTGGGAAGTCCAG AGTCCGCTACTGGGATCTTCTCCTCCTGGTTCCCAATgtgcttttctttgtgtttcttctctGGAAGctgccctctgccagggccAAAATCCGGGTCACTTCCAGCCCAATCTTCACTACATTCTACATACTA GTATTTGTGGTGGCTTTAGTTGGCATTGCCCGAGCTGTTGTCTCCATGACTGTGAGTGCCTCTGATGCTGCCATGGTTGCTGACAAG ATCCTGTGGGAGATCACAAGGTTCTTCCTTCTGGCGATTGAACTGAGTGTGGTGATTCTAGGCCTTGCCTTTG GTCACCTGGAGAGCAAGTCAAGCGTGAAACGTGTGCTGGCAATCACCACTGTGCTGTCTCTGGCATATTCTGTCACCCAG GGCACCCTGGAAATCCTGTACCCTGATGCCCACCTCTCAGCAGAAGACTTCAATATCTATGGCCATGGAGGGAGACACTTCTGGCTTGCCAgctcctgtttcttctttctg GTCTATTCCTTGGTGGTGATTCTTCCAAAAACTCCTCTGAAAGACCGGATTTCTTTGCCTT GTCTGAACCGAAGATCCTTTTCTCCTACAAATGTCAGGTGGATGAACCTGAGGATGTGGATGTGCACCTACCCCACCCTTATGCTGTTGCCAAGAAGGAAGGAATGGATTCTGGGTTCTACTCAAGCACTCAGATTGACACCACAGCCTACCTGGACGACGTGGCCTCTATGCCATATCACGTGGGAAGCATCAACAGCATAG